Below is a window of Conger conger chromosome 16, fConCon1.1, whole genome shotgun sequence DNA.
TGTGCTACAGGCCCCAGTCCTGAGCCCAGATGAccgaggtgtgtttgtgtgcgtgtttgtgtgtgtgtttgtgtgtttgtgtgtgtgtgtgtgtgtgtgtgtgtgtgtgtgtgtgtgcgcacgcgcgcTTCCCACACAGATCCCAGAGCTGACCAGGCCCTCTGTGTACATGCGGGACGGTACGAGGGTGGAGGGGGTCATCCAGGCAATGCGCCAAGCCGGAGCCAATGCCCTACAGGTAAAGAGCCTCTGTCACGCAACTTTCCGGAACTCTCCGAGCTCAGGAGCAGATGCTGCACCACGTCTTACCTGTGAGCTCTTGCTATGGTTGTAGGTCTACACgctttgttattgttattgctgTCATTTGGGTATGGTGACATTGGCTCCTTCTCCTTAGGTCATCTCTGATTTCGACATGACGCTTACCAGGTTCTCCTACAATGGAAAACGCTGCCCTACCTGTCACAGTGAGTGGATTTAAGCGGTCAACCAATAGGGATTTTCCCCCTGGCCTAGTGCCGGTGCTGGTGTTTGGTTCTCTAGCATCATGAGAAGgaaatgttcttgtttttgttatGTTTGTCAACCTCTGGCCATGAGGGGGCATGATTACTTTTCACTTATGATTTTTCATAAAGACAAATTATGACatttcaggatctaacaatgagatttgtgatgctgtacccacccctaaagcttataacaagaaaataattggctcaaaacactctcctggatatggGGGTAAAGGTTTCtaaagtttcatgatgataggatgactatgcactgagaaaaatggttcAGAGTGCCTCACAACAaaaaggtcctgggttcaagccctgcccgggcctttctgtgtggagtttgcatgttctccccgtgtctgtgtgggtttcctcccacagtccaaagacatgcaggttagggactacagatgaaaaatgactcattagctaactctggcgcatttacattgatgtggaaactgaaaatgttgattaatgcgCACTGTTTctgataaataattatatatattttttaaataaagttttgttttgtgtttgtcttgATACAGACATTCTGGACAACAGCAAGCTGATCAGTGAAGAGTGCAAGGAAAAGGTGAGGGAAAGATCTGGAATGAGTCAgcagatttttgttttggtgTGCAGGCTGGTTTTGGCTGCACTGCTGTGATTTAGCCTGGTGCTGTGCTGCAGATGCGTGTAGACTAGGGATGTATAtaataaatagttttttaatGGGACACTCTCTTTTAGATGGGTTCAGACCAAGGCGCCAAAACCAAGGGGCTTCATTTTtcaagctcatttcctggtcctGCTGAGGGACTGCACTGCGTTTCGCTCCAGTGTTGGTCACTCAGACCAGTTTTCAATGTAAATAGAATGGTACAATTGCGGTCAAAATATGAAGTCAGGACATTTAGTCGCAAtctgtgtttcttttattttatttatttttttgttttcccatgttatgtctccccatgtgccaaTTTTTCTTTTacgaaaatgttttattgggaAAATACAGCAATATTTTGTGGacaaatcagggacagattaagTGACTATCTTATGCGCTTAGTGGAGGTGCTCTCAGCATCCCTACTccgcagtctctggctccaaattgtacaacatggcaGCGGCCATGAACTTCAGCTTTGCGGTTTCAAAAGCGCTTCTCACGAGCCCATGGGTAGTCATAGGTGACGTAACAGGCCCTCGGTCTGTATTTTTGTACAGTCTAGTGCAGTTTAGACAGAAACTGCTAATATGCACCGTGTCAGTGGAGCTTTTCTGTGCGCTTACCCTCGCCTTGCAGCTGAAGGACCTACTGAACACGTACTACCCCATCGAGATCAACTCTGGCCTTTCAGCCGAGGAGAAGCTGCCCCTCATGGTGGAGTGGTGAGCTGAGAGCGTGTGTGCGGAGCCCCAGTGCTATGTGTCGCTCTACGGTCCGGTGTCGTTCCTCCTCTTCTGTGAAAACCCACGAAAATATCTGCCTTCTACAAAGTCAGGGGAAAGTTCTGGAGAAAAGTAGCCCTATGTCTATATAACGTGGCAGTCCttcatttttaaatcatatttgatAGCTTTTCGTAGCAATGTCCATTCAAAGGGTTTGCGTTCTGTGATTGGGTGCGTCAGTCCTGCCGGGTTTTCTCATGCGCGCACACGCCGGAACTTGCATGCTGAATGTGGAAGAGCCAGTGTCTAAAACCCAAAAGCGTATAAAATCAGGTTTGATATGTTGCTCAATATTACCGTGCCAGACGTGGTTGTTGGTTGTCTCAGGGCAGTCttaattttttctttcttcaaaatAAGCCACTGCAGGATTATCTTAAGCACTCTAGTAATGGCTTCGGTTTGAATTGAACTGTGACCACCAGTCACCACAGATGTTGCcaaaaccaaagaaaaaaacGGAAAGATTGAAACATAAGCTAGCCTTTTGTACCCAAAATAAATCCTCCATTgatcttttaaaatgtgattgGGTGAGTGGGAGCCCGGCTGTGGTGTTTGTGATGCAGGTGGACGAAGGCTCACGCACTGCTGGTCCAGCAGAAGATCAAGAAGGATCTGCTGTCCCCGGTGGTCAGGGAGTCCAGCGCCATGCTCAGGTAAACACACCTGGGATAAACAGCCCGACCCTGAGCAATGAacctgcatacagtatatactgtagaaGAGTTCAGAGATGAGATTTAGCATCTAAATATTCTGTACAGCaagactgcccaaccctgttcctagagatctacctactgtcatttcaaccctaatttggtacACCCgattctgctaattagcagctcaatgaaggaggtgtgctctgttagggttggagtggaaacctacagggcagtagatctccgagaacagggttgggcagcccggACTGACAATCACCCCTGATGCAATAATTAGTGACTTAATTAGTCACTGGAGTGTGATTAGTTCTCTTTGCTGGGGACCGTCGTCACTGTTAGGGCCCCTGTCACTGTTCTACAGTAGGGGCACTCTTAGGGCCCCTGTCACTGTTCTACAGTAGGGGCACTCTTAGGGCCCCGTCACTCTTCTACAGTAGGGGCACTCTTAGGGCCCCTGTCACTGTTCTACAGTAGGGGCACTCTTAGGGCCCCTGTCACTGTTCTACAGTAGGGGCACTGTTGTGGTGATACTGACGATGGTGATGACCGAGATTGTTGATCTACAGGGAGGGGTACCAGCTATTTTTCGACTGCCTCCAGGAACACAGCGTCCCCCTGCTGATATTCTCCGCTGGCATCGGAGACGTGCTGGAGGAGGTCATCCGGCAGGCCGGCGTCTTCCACCCCAACGTCAAGGTCTTCTCCAACTACATGGACTTCGATGAGAATGTGAGTCTTACCGGCTGTACCAAAATTAATCTCAGAACACAATCCTGGTCGACTGCGGCACACAGTCTCCTGTTCAGCTTTAATGTATGGAAGAGCCTCAGGGATACGAGGGTCGGTGAGCTAATGACCACTCAAACAGTAATTGGGCCTTATGAAgggcggggcggcctgtagcgtagtggttaaggtaaatgactaggatacgcaaggtcagtggttctaatcccggtgtagccacaataagatccgctcagccgttgggcccttgagcaaggcccttaaccctgcaaaggattgtctcctgcttagtctaatgaactgtacgtcgctctggataagagcgtctgccaaatgccataatgtaatgtaatgaagcttTTTATCAGAAATAATGAGTCAAACACTCCGGTCCgatatgagcctgaccaggttgcTCAAGTGAACCAAGATGGTACGTTGACTGTGCAATtctcaggtctgtgtgtgtgtgtgtgtgtgtgtgtgtgtgtgtgtgtgtgtgtgcgcagggtGCTCTCCAGGCCTTCAAAGGGCAGCTGATTCACATCTATAACAAGCGTGAGGGGGCCCTGCTCAACTCCGGCCACTTCCAGGAGCTGCGTGATCGGCACAACGTCCTGCTGCTGGGGGACTCGCTGGGCGATCTCACCATGGCCGACGGCGTGTACGGCATGGAGAACATCCTGAAGATCGGATATCTCAATGACAAGGTGAACCAGGGCCTTCCGGTAATCGGGTGGAGCAGaaattgggcggcctgtagcgtagtggttaaggtacatgattgggacatgcaaggtcggtggtttgatcctcagtatagccacaataagatccgcacagctgttgggccttaaccctgcattgctccaggggaggattgtctcctgcttagcctaatcaactgtacatcgctctggataagagcgtctgccaaatgccattaatgtaataaattattataattatttacttttttggtTCGACTATTATAGTGTATGTTTTGTCCCATAGTGTGCTGTACTGTCAGGGTTTATGGACCCAAACTTTAGTGCCCTGTTCCACATACTGCACAGTTTCA
It encodes the following:
- the LOC133114329 gene encoding cytosolic 5'-nucleotidase 3-like, which produces MIPELTRPSVYMRDGTRVEGVIQAMRQAGANALQVISDFDMTLTRFSYNGKRCPTCHNILDNSKLISEECKEKLKDLLNTYYPIEINSGLSAEEKLPLMVEWWTKAHALLVQQKIKKDLLSPVVRESSAMLREGYQLFFDCLQEHSVPLLIFSAGIGDVLEEVIRQAGVFHPNVKVFSNYMDFDENGALQAFKGQLIHIYNKREGALLNSGHFQELRDRHNVLLLGDSLGDLTMADGVYGMENILKIGYLNDKVEERKESYLKAYDIVLERDETMNVANAILHHVTGGQ